The Stigmatella ashevillena genomic sequence CCCAAGGTGGAGGTCTCCGAGGACCTGCTCGCCGAGGCCACCCTGCCGCCTCCCCGCCGGCCCGCGCCGGGGGCCACCTCCCCCAAACCGGGCGCCAGCGCCATCCCGGTCCTGCGGTCCGCCGCCTCCTCGCCGCCCCGGCGCCCCGTGCCGGGGCGCTCCATTGCCGAGGACGACGGCGAGGACGACAAGACCGAGGGACGGAACACCGGGGAGAAAACGCAGATTCGCTCCACCCCGGAGCGGCCCCGCCGCTGAGCCCCTCGCGCGGCTGCCGCTCCTGCTCCTGCGGCCCTTTTCTGGCCAGTACGTGGGCGGTTCTCCCACCACCCTGGTGGGCCAGTGGGTGCCGTGAGACCTGACGGAAGGAACGTCGCCAAGGCCTTACGAGGTGAAATGATCGTGAGCGGGCCGTGAGGCGGCCTTGCTCAAGGGGCGGCATGAGGAGAAAGTCGCCCCGTGCTGATGCCCCTGCTTTCTACCTTGTTCCTGCTCACCCAAGCGCCCCAGGCGCCTCAAGAGCCCATCACCTTGCTGGTCGCGCCATCGGACACAGTGGGGGTGCCCACCCACATCGTGGAGTTCGCTCAAGAGCACGTCACCGAGCAGGCACGGGCCAAAGGTCTCTCCGTCAAGCGGATGAAGGACATCTTGAGGCGGCTGCCCGCGGCGCGGCGCCGGGCCCTGCTGCGATGCAAGCGCACGGAGCTGCGGTGCCTCACCACGCTGGGCCAGGTGGCCAAGACCGAGATCGTCCTCGTCGCGGAGCTGATTCAGCGCCCGGACGGGTACCGCGTGGGGACGAAGATCTACAACTCGAAGGATGGCGCGCTCGTCGCCGAGCACTCAGTTCCAGGAGTGCGCGAGGATGGGATGCTCGACGCGCTCACGCAGGCGCTGGACGTGGTGGTGCCCAAGGTCACCCACGAATTGCGCCCCGGCTCTGCTCCGGCCGTCGAGCCGGTACCCACCCCGCCCGAAGAGCCCACGCCCACGCCCACGCTCGAGCCCGCTCCCGAAGTGAAGCCCGGAGAGCCCCTGGCCGTGAAGCCCCCGGAGCTGGTGCCCAGCGTGAAGCCCGACGTGAAGCCGGATCCCCAGGTGAGGGAAGTGAAGCCCTCACACCCTTGGTGGACCTGGATGCCCGCGGCGGGCGGCGCCGTCACCGCGGGGGCGGGCACGTACTTTTACTTCCAAGCGAAGAAGAAGCATGACGCGCTGAAGAACAGCACCTCGGCCAATCCTTTGCTCGACGCGGACCAGATCGCCAAGGACGGCAAGCGCCATCAGTTGCTGAGCCGGATCGGCTTTGGCCTGGGCGTTGCGGGAGTCGCGACGAGCACCGTGCTGTATCTGTTGCCGCAAGGAAAGAGCTCCGTGAAGCCCACCGTCACCGTGGGCCCGGGTGGTGGCATGGTCGGCGTGGCCGGAACGCTGCCTTGAGGACATCTATGCTGAAGAACTGGAAGCTGCGCCTGGGATGGACAGCGCTTGGGGCGGCCCTGGCAACCGTGGGGTGCTTCGACTTCGACAAAACCCTGGAGGAGTGCAAGAAGAACGGAACCTGCGGGGAGGGAGGTCTTCTGCCCGACGGAGGGCAGCCCGATGGTGGCCGCCCCTGCAACTTCATCAGCGATGAGGATCTGCCGGACGACGAGGGCATCGACGCCAACTGCGATGGGGTCGATGGAATCGCGGCGAGGGGCCTCTTCGTGGATCCCGTCGGAGGCACGGACGGCGCCCAGGGCACGCCCACCGACCCGCTGAAGACCTTGAGCGAAGCGTTCCAGAAGATGCAGAGCCCCGAGAACGCGGGGCGCTCAGTGCTGTACCTGGCCCAGGGCACCTACGCCGAGGCCAACCTGGAGCTCACGCGTCCCATCTCGCTGTATGGGCAATACGGAGGGAAGGCTGGAAACTGGGACCGTCCGTTCCAGAGCCCTTCGCTGGTGTCCGGAGGAACCGTCGCCCTCAAGGTCCGCGACCTGCAACAAGACGCGGGCGTTGTCCTGGAGCGGCTGCATCTGCTCGCCGCCAATGCGACTGCACCCAGCGAGCCGTCCGTCGCGCTGCACGTCATCAACTCCCAAGGGGTGCGGCTGAACCACACCATCCTGGAGGCGGGACGCGGCGGCGCCGGCGATGGAGGCCTGCCCGGCAATGGAGGCCTCAATGGCGTGGATGGAGGGGTGGGCTCCTCGCCACTCAATGGCAGCAACGCGGGTGAAGGCGGGCAGGCCGTCCCGTTCACGTGTCGAGGCCAGGATCGCTCGGGAGGCAGTGGCCAGAACGGCGGAGGCTACAACGGCCCGGGGCTCAAAGGAGAGGATGGCAGACCGAGCACCCTCGGAGGAGACGGTGGGATGTTGGGGACAGCCCGGCTCGTGTCGGGGACCTATGACTGCCGAGGAGAAGAACTCAATGGCCTCCTGGGTCTGACAGGGGCGCCTGGCACTGGGGGAGGAGCGGGAGACGGCGGCAGTGGCCTGGGCGAGCTGCGAAATGGCCTCTGGGTGGCCACCCATCATGGGGCAGCGGGCATCCCGGGAGAGTCGGGCGCAGGCGGTGGGGGGGGCGGCAGTGGGGGCGGATGCCAAGCCTCGGCGGGGAGGATTGCGGCGGCGGGCGCCGGAAGTGGGGCGGGCGGAAGCGGAGGCTGTGGCGGAGAAGCCGGCCAAGGCGGTGGGGCGGGAGGTGCTTCCATTGCCCTGGTGCTGGAGGCCGCGGATGTCCAACTCAGCCATGTCACGCTGCGCACCCGAGGCGGTGGGGCCGGAGGCGCTGGAGGTTCAGGGGGCGATGGCGGTGTGGGCGGCTTTGGAGGACAGGGGGCCAATGGCGTCCTCGTCTCCGGTACTTATGGGTCCTCCAGCACGCCTTATTCCAGCATCGGCGGCAATGGCGCCCCGGGAGGAAATGGAGGCAGCGGAGGTACGGGGGGACCCGGAGGAGGGGGGGGAGGAGGGCCGTCGGTGGGCGTCTGGTGTGGCGCTAATGCCACCTATTCTGTCCTACCCGTGGACTCGCTCACCTCCGAACTGTCGAACGGCGGGGCAGGAGGAGCGAGCCCTGGTCAGCGGGGCGTCGAAGGCAGCAAGTTACCCCAGGTGAATTGTCCCAACCCATGAGGGAGGATGTAGGGTGCCGATGCACCAGGGGGGATGGGCGGGCGCCTCTGAGCGCCTGTCCGAAGGGCTGCTTTCCTGGAAAGGACAGATCGGCGACAGTCGCCCATTCTGCTAGGCTGCAAGCCCTGCGTTCCGATGGCTTCCGCGCGAACCTGTGAAACCTGTGGTCTTGAAGTCCCGCCCGGAATGGGCACGTGCCCTCGGGACGGCACCGCTATCGCTGCGTCCTACGCCGCGCACGACGATGAGGTGACGCAGATCGGTACCCCCAGCAACGTGTGGGGAGAAGAGCCTCCCGCGAGGGGCAAGGGCTCACCGTTCGCCTGGGGCGAGGAACCCCCTCCTCGCAGCCAGAGCCCGTCCTACTCCCAGGAAGTCCCCCTCACGCCCTCTCCCTGGGGCGAGGAGCCTCCGACGCGCGACGCGCTCATCGGCATGAAGCTGGGCGAGTACGAGCTGCGCCAGCGCATCGGCGTGGGTGGCATGGGCTTCGTCTATGACGGCATCCAGCCGCTCATCGGCAAGCGCGTCGCCGTGAAGGTGCTGCGGCCCGAACTGGCACAGGCCCCCGAGCAGGTGGCCCGCTTGCTCGCGGAGGCACGCGCCGTCAACGCCATCCGCCACCGGGGCATCATCGACATCTTCGGCTTCGGGCAGGTCCCCGACGGCCGGCAGTACATCGTCATGGAGTTCCTCGATGGGCAGCCGCTCGATGCCCATCTGGCCGAGAAAGGCCGGCTGGCGCCCACCGAGGCGCTCTCCATCCTTGATGAGGTGCTCGCCGCGCTGGGGGCCGCCCACGGCGCCGGCGTCGTCCACCGCGACCTCAAGCCGAGCAACATCTTCCTCGTGCGCGAGCCGGGCAACTCCCGCTACGTGAAGCTGCTGGACTTCGGTCTGGCCAAGCAGGGCCAGGGCCCCACCGCCCGCACCGCGCAGACGCGCACGGACATGGTGGTGGGCACGCCCGAGTACATGGCCCCGGAGCAGGCCCGAGGACAGGCCGTCGGGCCGATGACGGACCTGTACGCCATGGGCGTCGTCACCTTCGAGATGGTCACCGGCCGACTGCCCTTCACGGGCAGCTCTCCGGTGGACCTCTTGATGAAGCACGTGGATGCCCGGCCGCCGCGCCCCTCGGAGTTCGTTCCGGAGCTGCCCCCCGCGCTGGATGCCTTCATCCTTCAGATGCTGACGAAGGACCCGGAAGCTCGGCCTGGCTCCGCGGACGCCCTGCGCCAACAACTCCACCGGCTGCGCCGCACCCTGCTGCGGCCGACGCGTGTTCAGGCCTCCCCGAACAACGCCGTCGCCCCGGCCCGGGCCCTGGGCGCGATGGCCCCGCCCGAAGTCCCCCTGCTTCCCCCCGTGCCCCTTCAGGCACCCCCGCCTCCGCCGCTCGCCGCCCCCCTCACGAAGCAGGAGGCCCCCACCACCCCCAACGAGGCCGTGAAGGGGTCCGACGCGCACGTGCGCGCACACAAGGCCACCACGCCCACGGTGCCCAATCCCGCGGTGCTCACGGCCGAAGAGGCCCGGGCCGCGGGGCTGCGCCCGCCCATCCGGCGGATGACCCTCATCGGCATCGGGGTTGGCATCCTGGCCCTGCTGGCGGCGGGCGGATTGCTGTTGCTCCGGGGCGACGACCCACCCCCGCCCGAGGACCGTCCGTCCCCTCCCAGCTCGGCGCCCGCCTCCCAGACGCCCCCAGCCCCCCAGCCTCCTGCGCCTTCTCCTCAGCAACCCCCGGAGCCCGTGCTGCCCATCCCGGAGCTGGAGCCTGATGACGGGAAGGCCATCGCCAAGCCAGAGCCGGCCAAGCCCCCTCCGCCCAAGGACCGGCCCAGGGTGCGCAGTGCCCTCGAGCTCCAGCTTCAGGACGACATCAACCGGGAGAAGCGGGACATGCAGGGGCGCATTCAGGGGGCCAAGGATCCCGCCGCTACCCAGGCGCTCAAGGCCCAACTGGGCGTCCTGAATCAGCTCCAGGCCGAGTTGCAGGACTCCACGCGCCAAGAGGAGGTCCGGAAGGTCGCCAACAAGTTCGACTTCTGGCTCAAGAGCTACCGGAAGTAGCTCCGGCGCACCTCACCTGCGCAGCATGCACGTCACCGGTTGGGCCATGGCGTTGCGCCCGCGCTCCTCGGTGAGCAGGTCCAGCTCGATGAGCTGCGTCAGCATGTAGTCGCGGTTCTGCTTGATGATGGCGGCGTTCTGGCAGGTCTTGAGGGCGCCGTAATAGTTGTGCGGCGGCAGCGCCAGTTGCAGCTCCGCCAGCTCGGCCAGTTGCAGCTTGTCCAGCTCCTTGCCGAAGAGCTTGTACGCCACGTCCTCCACGCCCACCACGCCCCGCTCGAAACTGATGATGGCCAGGTCATACGCGATGAGCTGGTCCTTCTGCAGCGAGGCATGGACCTTGTTGATGGCCACCGTCAGCGGCAGCGACTCATTCACCCCCAGCTTCAGCGAGATGCGCGCGGCCAGCAGCCGCTCACACCGGCCATCGCCTCCGGGCCGGACGTTCACCGTCACCCCCAAGAGCAGCCGCCAGGCCCAGGCCACCCCGTCTTCGCGCGGCGTCTGGAAGTAGGTGGGGCACCCCATCTGGGTGATGTAGAGCGCCACCAGGTCCTTGGGCAGCCGGGCGAAGTCCGGACGCGTGAAGGTGATGGGCCGGTCTGGCTTCACCATCAGGCCGACCACCAGGCTCATCCGCTCGCCTTCGATGCTGTGCTTGAGCAGCTTCTCGACATCGAATTCGCTGTCCAACTGTGGCAGCTTGCTCGCGTTGTAGAGATAGGCCACGGGCAGCAGGACGCCGGACAGCCCCAGAAGAAATAGAAGAATCCACAGAACGCTCTTCACCCCACCCACGCTACCAGGGCTGCACCGCGCTGGCGCGTGGGTTGTAAGGGGGGGACATGAAGGATTGGTTTCCCGCTACCCTTGTTGCCCGCTCGCTCGCCGCGGACGGCCTCACCGACCTGACGCTCGATGTGTCCCTGACGTCCGTGGCCCATGCCCACCAGCGGCCTGGCCAGTACACCTGGGTCCGCCTGCCCGGCTACGAGGAGGGGGTGTTCGCCATCGCCTCGCCTCCGGGCATCCCGGGACGGTGGGACTTGCTCTTGAAGGAGGGCAGCCCCCTGCCCGAGGCCCTCGTGCGGCTGCCGCTCGGGGCCCGGATGGAAGTGACGCGCCCGGCAGGCCGCGGCTTCCCGCTCGACCAGGCCAAAGGCAGGGACTTGCTCCTGTTCGCCACCGGCTCCGGCATCTCCGCCATCCGCTCCGTCATCGAGAGCCTGCGCCGGGACCGGGACGCCTACGGCCGGGTGACGCTCTACTTCGGGGTGCGCACCCCGAGCGCCTTCGCCTATGCCCGGGACTTCCACTCCTGGGAGCAGGCCCGCATCCGCGTGGTGGCCACCGTGAGCCAGCCGGGCGCCAGCGGATGGCAGGGGCTCACCGGCTACGTCCAGGGCCACCTCGCCGAGGAATCGCTCGCCCCCGGCACCGTGGCCTTCCTCTGCGGCCAGAAGGACATGCTGCAGAAGGTCATCGAGACGCTCAAAGCCCGCGGTCTGGCCGCGGAGGACATCCACCAGAACGTCTAGTCAGCGCCGCTCCACCGTGGGCGAGACGTAGTGCACCTCGAAGAGCGCGGCCGCCGGGTCGCTCTCCTGGTCTCCGACAGGGTTCTGCGGGGTCCATGCGGCCACCCCCACCCAACGCCCATCCGGGCTGAAGCGCACCCGGCGCACGGACCACCCGAAGGCGCGCTCGCCCCAGGGCTGGGCCTGCCCCTCAGTGAAGACGCGCAGGCGCTTGTCCCAGCCCCCCACGGCCAGCGAGCGCCCATCCGGCGAAATGCTGGCGGTGGACACCACCCCGCGGGGGCCGGACCATTTTTGGAGGATGCGGCCCGAGGCGGCGTCCACCAGCGCCCCCGCGTTGAAGGTCGCCTGAGGCTCCTCGATGCCTTTCTTCTCCCGCTCGTACACCGTGCGCGTGCGCTCCGCCTTCTGCTCCGAGAAGGCCACGCCCAGCCGTTGCCCCCGGACGTCCACGGTGACGTCATTGACGTGCCCCTCGAAGACGAAGTCCGCCCCGGGCACCAGCACCACGCCCCGCGTCTGTCCGCCGTCTCCCGACGCCCCCTCCTTCGCCGCGAGGATGGCCTCGCCATGGGCCTCATCGAAGGAGATCTCGAAGCGCGCGGTGAAGGGCGCGCCCAACACCCCCTGGGTGCCCGTGGGCACGCACGCATCACACACCGCGATGTCCACGCCCTCCACTTGCAGCGTCTTGAAGCGCAGGGACTGGCCGCGCGCCAGCGGCGCCACGGTGTTGCCCAGCGCCGTGGGCACCGTGAGCGTCTCCTTCAGGAAGGCCACGTCAATGCCCGCCTCGGCCGCCGTCCGAGTGTCGAGGAGGATGGCCGGCGTGCGCCCATCCAGCGCGAAGACGGCTTGCGCCTTGCCGTTGACGGCACCCCGCACCACCGCGAAGCCGCCCCGCCGCTCGAAGCGCGCCCGCGCCTGGTCCGGCCGCACGCTCTCCTCGCGGGGACTCCACACGCGCACGCGCTTGTCCCAGCCGCCCGTGTACAGCGTTCCATCCGGCGCGAAGGCCAGCGCGCTCACCGCGTCCCCGTGCGCGCGGACCTCATAGACATAGGCGAGCTGCGGCACCGACAGGACGGTGAGCAGCCCCTGGGCACTGCCCACCACGAGAGACCGGCCGTCCGGGTGGAAGGCCACCGCCGTGAGCGGCTCCTCCAGCAACAGTTGGCCCCGGGGCGCGCCCGTGGCGCCCTCGAAGAGGCGCACCTGGCCATCCCTCCCAGCGGTGGCCAGCCACGCGCCATCCCCCGAGAAGGCAACGGCCTCCAGGTCCTGCTCGTAGCGGTTGATGGCGTTGTCGGAGACAAGCGTGGGAGGACGACCCAGCGTCCACAGCGCGAGCTGATAGGCCTTGGCCCCCAGGTGCGTGTATGCCACGCGCGTGCTGTCCGGCGAGAAGGCGATGGACCAGACGAAGTCCTTGTTGTTGAGCAGGGGACCCTGCTCCAGCCCCTTCCCCTCGCCGGAGAGATAGCCTCCGGGGGTGGCCGCCAGCCGCTCGGCCATCTCTGGCGCCAGCACGGGCGCGTGGGCACACCCCACCGCGAGCGCCAACAGGGCCCACGGGAGCCGCCGCGCCCAGCGCCTCATGAACCCGAGCCCCCCGCGCCTCCAGTGGCCTCCGGGGGAATCTCCTTCACCCCCTTGCTGTCCACGGACAGCAGGAAGAGCGGTTTGATGGCCTCCCGCTGGTCATTGAAGGAGGTACGGCCCGTGGCGCCCTCGAAGTCCTTGAGGGTGGCGAGCGCATCGCGCATCGCGCCGCGCGTGGCCGGACGGCCCTTCTCGATGATCTGGCGCAGCATCAGCGCCGAGTCATAGCCGATGGCCTCCAGCAGGCCCGGATCCTTCCCCGTCTCCGCCTTGTAGGCACTCCGGAAGGCCTGGACGAACTTGCGCGTGGCCGGGCGCTGCGAGTCGATGAAGAAGCCGTCCACGAACACCGAGCAGGTGACGAACTTGCCGCCGCGCTCGACGAGCTCCGGCAGCCCGCTCTGTCCCTTGGGGCTGTTCCAGAGGTTGGTGCCAAAGAGCGTCACCGTCTTCAAGTCCCTCTTGCCCGTCGTCTTGCGGATGCGCTCCAGGTCGCGCGGATCACACGCGTTGGTGATGATGTCCTCCACCGCCAGGGCCGGCCCCACGAGGCTCACGCGCTTCCAGTCATCCGGGATGAAGATGCCGTCGAAGTCCACCACCGGATCCAAGCCACTCTTCACCTTCTCGATGGCCTTGCGCCGCCGGAACGCGTCCTGGTCCTGGGCATTCACCTCGCGCACGCCCTCGATGTAGTCGAGCCGGTCCTCCAGGTAGTACCGGCCCACGAGCTTCTTGGCCTCGGTGGTGAACGTCGTCTGGTCGTGCGAGTAGCTCTCCGCGCCCCGCACCACCCCGCCCCGCTTGAGCACCTCGTCCCAGAAGGTGTTGGCCAGCTCCACGCCATACGAGAGGTTCGGATAGAGCAGCGCGAAGCGCTTGATGCCCCGCACGTTCAGCGCGTAGTCGGCGATGGCCTCCGCCTGCGCGGAGTTGGTGAGCATGTTGCGGAAGATGTAGGGCCCGATGCCGGTGATGCCCTCCTGGCGTGCCATCGTCAGCAGCGGAATCTGCAGCTCCTCGGACACCAGCGCCGCGCGGCGGGCCTCGTCTGGCACCAGGGGGCCCAGCACCGCGATGGCCCCTTCGTCGAAGGCGAGCTGCTCCACTCCCTGGCCCGCGAGGTTCACCTCCCCTTGCGTGTCCTTGACGATGAGCTCGATGTCACTGCCATTCAGCGCCAACTGCACGCCGCGCAGCACCGCCTCGCCAATGGGCTTGAAGCGGCCCGTCATGGGCAACAGCACGCCGACGGTCCGCGCCCGCACCTCCACGCGGCGGGTGGAGCGCGCGAGCAGCTCCTTGGCCTGGGCGGCGAAGGGGTGGCTGGGGGTCTCCTGGAGGAAGCGGTTGAGCGTCTCCTCCAGCCGCGTCCAGTCTCGGAGGTGGTAGTAGATGCGCGCCAGCTTGAAGGTGAGGATGGGCCAGGCGGGGTGGCGCGGCGACAGCCCCTCGGCGACGCGCGCGATGTCCACGAAGTCCGCGCGGCCCTCCACCACCTGCTCCAGGCGCTTCGAGGCAGCGGCCTGCTCCTCGGGCGTCTTGGCCTGCTCGGCCAGCTCCACCTCGAGGGTCAGCGCCGAGGCGTAGAGGCCCGCGCCTTGCGCGGCGCGGCTGGCTTCCTCGAGCAGCTTCAGGCGCTCGGCGCCCTCCGCGCGCTCGGCGAGGCTGGAGAGCGTCTGGTACGCATCCCGGTAGGCCCCCACTTCCAGCGCGGAGCGAGCCAGCTTGAGCTTGACGTCCTGTGCCTCGGGGTAGATGGGGTTCTCGAAGAGCAGCTCGTTGAAGGACTTCCGCGCGTTGGCGAAGTCCTCGGCCTCGTAGAAGAGGACACCCGCGCGGTAGAGGGCCTCCTGGCTCGCGGTGGTCTCCGGGTACGCCTTGCGCACCACGAGGAAGGACTCGGCCGCCCGCTTCCGGTCCGGCTCCCGCGCCGCAGCCTCGATGGCCTGGGCGAGCGCGGCATCCGCGGACGGGTCCTTCCTTGCCTGGGCACGGGGCCGCCCCGAGGAAGTCCCATCGCCGGAAGGGTCGCCGTCGCCCCGCCTCGCGGAGGAGGATGTCTTCGGGCAGGCGGTGAGAAACAACGCCAGCGTCAGCGCCAGGACGCGGCGCGCAAGGGAAAGGACGTCCATGGTGGGCGGGTGCATAGCAGCGAGGGTGCGTCTCCGTCGACAATCGAGCGGCCAGAAGATTCCGCAGAAGACGTCCCGGATATGCATCGCCCATGCCCCCCGCAAGTCCCCAGGACTTCAAGGGAAGCCTCGAGGAGGGGCGTGGGCCCTGGGCCTCACCCCACCCCAGGAGCCACGGGGCGGCGTGGCTGGAGCGCCCGGCGCACCTTGGCCGCGAGCACATCCGGGTTCACCGGGTAGGCCAGCACGTCATCGGCCCCCGCATCGAGCCCCTCCTCCACCAGGTCTGGATCCTCCGGAGGGGCCAGGACGAAGATGGGCAGAGCCGCCGTGTCCGCCGCCTCCCGGAGCGAGCGGGTGAGGGCGGCCCCGTCTCCATCCGGCAGGTGCGAGGCCACCACGAGCGCCTGAGCCCCTTCGCCCAGCAGTTGCCGGACGCGCGTCACCGTGTCCGCGAGCAACACCCGCACCCCATCGGCCAGGAAGCGGGCATGGAGGGTGGCGGAGCGCTGCGAGTCCGGCTCGGCGAGCACCACCGTGCCCGCCCGGGAGTCCCCGAGCACCAGCTCCGAGATTTCCGCGGACAGGGCCTCCAGCACCGTG encodes the following:
- a CDS encoding protein kinase domain-containing protein translates to MASARTCETCGLEVPPGMGTCPRDGTAIAASYAAHDDEVTQIGTPSNVWGEEPPARGKGSPFAWGEEPPPRSQSPSYSQEVPLTPSPWGEEPPTRDALIGMKLGEYELRQRIGVGGMGFVYDGIQPLIGKRVAVKVLRPELAQAPEQVARLLAEARAVNAIRHRGIIDIFGFGQVPDGRQYIVMEFLDGQPLDAHLAEKGRLAPTEALSILDEVLAALGAAHGAGVVHRDLKPSNIFLVREPGNSRYVKLLDFGLAKQGQGPTARTAQTRTDMVVGTPEYMAPEQARGQAVGPMTDLYAMGVVTFEMVTGRLPFTGSSPVDLLMKHVDARPPRPSEFVPELPPALDAFILQMLTKDPEARPGSADALRQQLHRLRRTLLRPTRVQASPNNAVAPARALGAMAPPEVPLLPPVPLQAPPPPPLAAPLTKQEAPTTPNEAVKGSDAHVRAHKATTPTVPNPAVLTAEEARAAGLRPPIRRMTLIGIGVGILALLAAGGLLLLRGDDPPPPEDRPSPPSSAPASQTPPAPQPPAPSPQQPPEPVLPIPELEPDDGKAIAKPEPAKPPPPKDRPRVRSALELQLQDDINREKRDMQGRIQGAKDPAATQALKAQLGVLNQLQAELQDSTRQEEVRKVANKFDFWLKSYRK
- a CDS encoding transglycosylase domain-containing protein, whose translation is MKSVLWILLFLLGLSGVLLPVAYLYNASKLPQLDSEFDVEKLLKHSIEGERMSLVVGLMVKPDRPITFTRPDFARLPKDLVALYITQMGCPTYFQTPREDGVAWAWRLLLGVTVNVRPGGDGRCERLLAARISLKLGVNESLPLTVAINKVHASLQKDQLIAYDLAIISFERGVVGVEDVAYKLFGKELDKLQLAELAELQLALPPHNYYGALKTCQNAAIIKQNRDYMLTQLIELDLLTEERGRNAMAQPVTCMLRR
- a CDS encoding NAD-binding oxidoreductase; this translates as MKDWFPATLVARSLAADGLTDLTLDVSLTSVAHAHQRPGQYTWVRLPGYEEGVFAIASPPGIPGRWDLLLKEGSPLPEALVRLPLGARMEVTRPAGRGFPLDQAKGRDLLLFATGSGISAIRSVIESLRRDRDAYGRVTLYFGVRTPSAFAYARDFHSWEQARIRVVATVSQPGASGWQGLTGYVQGHLAEESLAPGTVAFLCGQKDMLQKVIETLKARGLAAEDIHQNV
- a CDS encoding aspartyl protease family protein yields the protein MRRWARRLPWALLALAVGCAHAPVLAPEMAERLAATPGGYLSGEGKGLEQGPLLNNKDFVWSIAFSPDSTRVAYTHLGAKAYQLALWTLGRPPTLVSDNAINRYEQDLEAVAFSGDGAWLATAGRDGQVRLFEGATGAPRGQLLLEEPLTAVAFHPDGRSLVVGSAQGLLTVLSVPQLAYVYEVRAHGDAVSALAFAPDGTLYTGGWDKRVRVWSPREESVRPDQARARFERRGGFAVVRGAVNGKAQAVFALDGRTPAILLDTRTAAEAGIDVAFLKETLTVPTALGNTVAPLARGQSLRFKTLQVEGVDIAVCDACVPTGTQGVLGAPFTARFEISFDEAHGEAILAAKEGASGDGGQTRGVVLVPGADFVFEGHVNDVTVDVRGQRLGVAFSEQKAERTRTVYEREKKGIEEPQATFNAGALVDAASGRILQKWSGPRGVVSTASISPDGRSLAVGGWDKRLRVFTEGQAQPWGERAFGWSVRRVRFSPDGRWVGVAAWTPQNPVGDQESDPAAALFEVHYVSPTVERR
- a CDS encoding penicillin-binding protein activator — translated: MDVLSLARRVLALTLALFLTACPKTSSSARRGDGDPSGDGTSSGRPRAQARKDPSADAALAQAIEAAAREPDRKRAAESFLVVRKAYPETTASQEALYRAGVLFYEAEDFANARKSFNELLFENPIYPEAQDVKLKLARSALEVGAYRDAYQTLSSLAERAEGAERLKLLEEASRAAQGAGLYASALTLEVELAEQAKTPEEQAAASKRLEQVVEGRADFVDIARVAEGLSPRHPAWPILTFKLARIYYHLRDWTRLEETLNRFLQETPSHPFAAQAKELLARSTRRVEVRARTVGVLLPMTGRFKPIGEAVLRGVQLALNGSDIELIVKDTQGEVNLAGQGVEQLAFDEGAIAVLGPLVPDEARRAALVSEELQIPLLTMARQEGITGIGPYIFRNMLTNSAQAEAIADYALNVRGIKRFALLYPNLSYGVELANTFWDEVLKRGGVVRGAESYSHDQTTFTTEAKKLVGRYYLEDRLDYIEGVREVNAQDQDAFRRRKAIEKVKSGLDPVVDFDGIFIPDDWKRVSLVGPALAVEDIITNACDPRDLERIRKTTGKRDLKTVTLFGTNLWNSPKGQSGLPELVERGGKFVTCSVFVDGFFIDSQRPATRKFVQAFRSAYKAETGKDPGLLEAIGYDSALMLRQIIEKGRPATRGAMRDALATLKDFEGATGRTSFNDQREAIKPLFLLSVDSKGVKEIPPEATGGAGGSGS